The Vidua chalybeata isolate OUT-0048 chromosome 6, bVidCha1 merged haplotype, whole genome shotgun sequence genome has a segment encoding these proteins:
- the CHAC1 gene encoding glutathione-specific gamma-glutamylcyclotransferase 1, which yields MKRDPQRPEERPEPPPRPLLSSSSSSSPSGQAEGAQLAAPVWIFGYGSLVWRPGFEFTSRKVGFIRGYSRRFWQGDTFHRGSEKTPGRVVTLLEDCGACTWGVAYEVRGEQIAASLEYLNMREAVLGGYDTKLVKFHPQEKDAEEPILALVYIATPQNPSYLGPASEEDIAAQIIVSSGCAGHNIEYLLRLADFMRYFCPQAEDKHLFSIEEALISILPCLYYTEESLEETASVPQKSKG from the exons ATGAAGCGCGACCCGCAGCGCCCCGAGGAgcgcccggagccgccgccaCGCCcgctcctctcctcctcctcctcttcctcgccCTCGGGGCAGGCGGAGGGCGCGCAGCTGGCGGCGCCGGTGTGGATCTTCGGGTACGGCTCGCTGGTGTGGAGGCCGGGCTTCGAATTCACGTCGCGCAAGGTGGGCTTCATCCGCGGGTACAGCCGCCGCTTCTGGCAgggggacaccttccaccgcGGCAGCGAGAAGACG CCCGGCCGGGTGGTGACGCTGCTGGAGGACTGCGGG GCATGCACGTGGGGTGTAGCCTATGAAGTCCGTGGGGAACAAATTGCTGCATCGCTCGAGTATCTCAACATGCGAGAAGCTGTCCTGGGAGGCTATGACACCAAGCTGGTGAAGTTCCACCCTCAGGAGAAAGATGCAGAGGAACCCATCCTGGCTCTTGTTTACATTGCAACACCCCAGAACCCTTCTTACCTTGGCCCAGCATCTGAAGAGGACATTGCAGCTCAAATCATTGTCTCAAGTGGTTGTGCTGGTCATAACATAGAGTACTTGCTGAGACTGGCAGATTTTATGCGCTACTTCTGTCCTCAAGCAGAGGATAAACATCTCTTCTCCATCGAAGAGGCTCTTATTTCCATCCTTCCATGTCTATACTACACAGAGGAGTCTCTAGAAGAAACTGCAAGTGTCCCTCAGAAGTCTAAGGGTTGA